The nucleotide sequence GAAGTGACACGATGTTCTGGTGATGTGAgtgctttgattttttttttttttttttaatgccTAAAGCAGTTGGCTATTTGAGGTTGATGTTGGGGACACAACATGAGAGCCTTTTTCGATTCCCTTATTTTTCAACTTccattttctcttttctctttttcttttcaagagACAATGATATTGAGTAGGcgaactttatttttaaataatgttaTGGATAAGGTGAAGAAACATGAAGTATCTAAACCCTATCAAGTTTTTTTGCATGGTTTTAAGCTATGACACATAAGTTTGCAGGACCTTAGCAAGGGAAGGGGATCTAATTATACAGTTGTAATGGTTGAAGTGTTTAGGAACCAAAGAATTGGTTGTGTTTAACAATTTCGTCTATTCCCATCTATTTAACCTCTGAGTATTTGTACAAATAATCTCTTAAATGGGCCaaaatgatatgatgatatcatACAGTCATAACCATGCACTTTCACAACATATGTGGTGTATTTTGCAGTCTTTAGtgtcttcattttttcttctttgattcttTCCTCATGATATTTGGATGACATAACAGGCATTTTTGGTGACTGTACGAAACAAGAAGCGTGTTGGCTATACATATGAGCTCACGATCAAAGTCAAGGGTacttcttttattatttgaaatcaGTTTCTCGAAGTTCTCTACCCTTCAACTTTCCAAATTGTTTCCATATTCTTCTGTTTTCATTTAACAAGCAAATAATATTAAACTGTAATTAGGGGAATGGCTTGTTGGTGACGAGAAGAAGGTGATCAAGGGCCATATAGATATACCAGAGTTCTCATTTGGCGAGTTAGATGATTTGCAGGTATTTTGCTAGGCATGTTTTtatacttgaaagaaaaagttggaAATTAATATATGTGACAGGGTGATAATGGTTTTTCAGAAAAAAGAAGCTATCATTACACTTCATTGCAACACCAATTTTATCTGGCGTATATTGTTGTAGACTGGAATTCTACGTACCTAAGTCTTTTTTAAATCGAAAAACAAATAGGCCTGGCCTTCCTTGATGCAGACGTATGCGAAATAATATAGCTGGTGTTTTTTTTCCCGAAAAAGGAACTCTTGATGTGTTTTCCCTCATTTCGGAGATTTGACGACCTTCCTCCCCAAACATGGGACCTCTTTGTGCTTCCCAAACAATATAGGGAAACTAACCTTTGTTCTTAACTTGTAGATTGAAGTGAGTCTTAGTGAAGACAAGGATTTTGGACAAGAAGATAAGCATCGGATAAAACAGGACATGAAACAATTTCTGCAACCTCTTCGGGAAAAATTGCTTCAGTTTGAGCAGGAACTGAAAGAGTTGTAGTGTGCTATTGCATTTGGTACTATTTTTTGAAgcttcatttatttcttttctaaGACGCCTGTGGTCTGGAATTGTGGATAAATGTCCCTTCGACTGGAAAGTGTCACTTTAGCTTGTATTACTCGAAATGTAGTACCTTAGCACAACTAGTTAAGAATATTGGGACTTTGGATTATCTGATGCTGTGATGGTGGTGACTATCTCCTTGTTATTTGATGGTTTTTTGAGTGCACGGCTGATAGTAATCTAATACATATCAAATTGCCTAAAAAACTCTTAAAAACTTTTCTGGTTCGTAGCTAAATGGTTGGTATTCACGTGAAATTTGTTGGAgcatttttcttttacttcaatcacttttatttgtcatattttaacTTGGTATTAGGGCTGGTAACAGACCGGAATTGGCACTGCTGGAACGCTTTTACCGGAATCGAATCCGGTAACGGCTCCTCTATACGGGTGTGTACCGGGTCTACCGGAATTTCTCTGTGTTTCGACCTGGAATTTCTGTGTTTCAACCTGGTCTGTTGGTTATCGGTCAGGACCCGGGTTGGACCTGGCCGTTTATCGGACTTTAACggtttttttattataaaattaccGTTAAATCTTGAACACTTGAAGACTTACAAAAATTAACTTTGTAAAAAAGTATTTACTTTGCCGGAACAGTGCTTTGCGGTGGTGTTTAAAATTTATAAGTTTTCAAACCTTCTAAGAATTTACTAGTttttgacttataattatttttttcaaaaatttgtaaaaaaattaaatttgacttgtagaaattttataacatttaacTTACGAAAATTTATGATACTTTTCCTAACTTAtcaatttttaaagttttttaaatataaatttatatttttaaaaatttgttattaAAGTATTAAACTTGGCATGTGAAAATTTTACAACATAacttataataatatataaaactttttctaactattaaagtttatttttttataactttaaaattaaaaatataaactttTGTTGTAATATAAAGACCGAATAAAATTTAttagaaggaaagaaagagaaataaaaagagatttaaatatatataatgaagAGAATAGAATGAGCAACATTGATTGTGTGTCATTTTACATGTAAAGTGGGGAGATATATATAGGCATTATATGCCTTGGAGATGTGGGTGAGCTACAGTAAATGGTCCACATGGTCATCCACTAGCTACTTATTCACAATACTCCCTCTTGAATGTTCatgtagaaaaattaaagaataggaTGTACATAGTTGTTTGTAATACGTATTGTTTACTGCCTTATTAAAAGTCTTATCAGGAAAATTCAGTGTGATAAAACCCTGGTTAAGGGAAAAAGAGTTCAGCGCGTATTTACTTCCTCTGATAAAAGCATTACTTAATAGTTAGGAGATGATGCATCCCAATCTTGTTTCTCAACTTCTCAAAGGTTGTGTTGGCAATGCTTTAGTGAACATATCTGCTAGATTATCACTTGAATGAacttgttgaacatttatttcacCCGTCTTTTGAAGACCATGAGTAAAGAATAGCTTTGATAAAGTGTGTTTTGCTCTGTTTTCTTTGATGTATCCTCCTTTTAATTGAGCCATGCATGCGGTGGCATTTTCATACAATATTGTTGGAATATTCTTTTTCAAAGAAAGGCCACATGCTCGACttgtttcatgaatgactattatcTCTGCATGATTTAAAGATGTAGCAATCATCGTTTGTTTCGTTGAACGTAATGATATAGTTGTACCTTcacatgtaaataaataatatgtctGAGATCGACCTTTACGTGAGTCAGACAAATATCCTATATCTGCATAACCAATTAATTGTGAATCAGAGTCCCATATCAATAGTTCCTCGGAGGTATATGAATATATGCTTAATATCATTCCAATGTCTTTATGTTTGGAAAGAACTAAATGTTGCTAATAAATTTACATCAAAGTCGTGACTTACTAGCAAAATACATTAATACCCCAATTGCattaagatatggtatttcagcaCCAACAagttcttcatcattttcatGAGGTCGAAATGGATCTTAATAATATCAAGTGATCACACAATAATCAGGGTACTTAATGAATGTGCTTTATCCATGTAAAATCTCCTTAAAATATATTTAGTATATGTGGATTGATGGACAAATATTTCATTCGTAAGATGTTCAATTTGTAGACCAAGATAAAATTTTATCTTTCcgaggtctttcatttcaaattttccTTTTCAAACATTCTACTGTCTTTGGAAGCTCTTCAGGAGTTCTAATGATATTCAAGTCGTCAACATATACAACTATTATGACAAATTTAGATCCAGATTTTTTAATAAAGATACAAGGACAACTTGAGTCATTTTTATACCCTACTTTCAATAGGTATTCGCTAAGGCgattataccacatgcgtcctGATTATTTTAATTCGTACAAAGATTTCTGAAGCTTGATTGAATAATTTTCCCGAGAATATTTATACGCATTAGGCATTTTGAACCCTTCAggaattttcatataaatatcactGTCTAATGAGCCATATAAATAGGTTGTGACTATGTCCATCAGATGCATATCAAGTCGCGAACTGCCAAATTTATAAGATACCTGAAGGTGATTGCATTTGTTTTGTGGGAAAAAATGACTacttttagagtcgccacttaatttatttagaaaaattaagaaaacctttataaattactcaaataatttcaaaacagaaaaaatcattgaagtttagaAATTCTAGATAAGCTGTTctcattaacattttaggaaggtttttaaggcccctaaaatgtccgctaacttgcgattattcaaactgtttgaaaatgattattttgactaacttctaaaaagaaaaattgattgtcaaaaaaaaattgcTTAAGGAATATTTTTTCTAAGTTTGATGCAAAATCAGTTTTTAACGACTTTGTAGGGAATCTAACTAGATATAAGCAAATTAAAGTCaaatagcaaaataaaaaaaaaagggaagggGAAAGAATTAAGCGATTTAGGCTCTTAAGCCCAAATCTATTAGCCGTCCTAATCTAATTGGACTTTCGGTCCATCTTTACTTGTCCTGATCCAGATATTAAGCTTTGGCCCAAAACTTGTCCTAAACTATCTTTTGGACCTTTTGGCCTATAATCaacttcacctgtattaatttacaactttggcttcgaggcccaaatgaataaataaataactaaatatataatgataaataaagCAATAAAAGAAATGAGACTTTTCATGTCTTTAGCTACTAAAAAATAACCTTTAACCCCATTTTCTCCCATCGGCGAcaacttttttctccaaaaattcaACTAGTTTGATAGGCTCGAGAGATGATTCGAAAGAAAAATGGGCCACATTGACCCGCCGTCGAAATGCATATGAGGAGAGTCCATTTGGATTCATCATTTTACATgttaaacaaagaagaaaaagggaagaTTAGAATCAATTTGAAAGTAGTAACACGTTTTCAAAGACTTTTACATTTTAACTTGAATAAACAGAAAAATAACACTTTAGGACATAGAGACAACTTCAAAATAAAGACAAAGAGAAAGCAACACACCAACACTGAAACGAATGCTTTAGCACATATTCTTATCTAACAATATAAGAATGAATCTTGAGCGAACTTCataaaaatgtataatttttatgatttagcTCAACATAAATACACAGATTAAACCTtcaactaaaaattcaaattctaaagCGATTTTAGATAGTGCTTTAGAAGAGAAATTAATTGACCAAGATTGTTCCACCTCCTTCCTCTCTTTTGCAAGTTCAAAGTAAACTTTGCATAAGATCATAGAGGGATCTTCGAGTCAAACTTTTGGCTTATAAACCAACTCCATCCTTTTCATTGACATTACGGGTCTAGGAACACTTAGGAGCAGTCTAATTATGCATCAAAAAAGGAAAACTTggactaaaataatttttcaaagaactaaaaatgaattTGAACAAAATCGAAACCACAACGATTAACCCACAAACAAAGGGATCTTTGGGTTGAAATTTTAACTTGTAAACCGACTCCATATTTTTCATTGACATTAAAGGTCAAAGAACGTTTAGAAGCAATCCGACTATGCATCAAAGAGGAAAACTTGAACTAAAGCAATTTATCAAAGCAACAAAAAatgaacccaaataaaatcaaaaccacAATGATTAATCCACGAACAAAAGAATCTTCGGGTAGAATTTTGGTTTATAGACCAACTTCAATTTTTCATTGACATTAAGGGTCAAGGAATATTTAGAAGAGGTTCGACTACGTATCAAAAGGGAAAAACTTGAACTAAAGCAATTttttaaagaaactaaaaatgaacccgaataaaatcaaaatcaaaacgaTTAATTCACAAATAAAAGGATCTTGGGGTAGAAATTTTGGTTTATAAATCGATTACATTTTTTTCATTGACATTAAAGGTCAAGGAACATTTAGAAGTAGTTTGACTACACACCAAAAGGAAAAAACTTGAACTAaagcaatttttcaaagaaactaaaaatgaacttgaATAAAATCAAAGCCATAACGATTAATCTACAAACAAAAAGATCTTTGGGTGGAAATTTTGGTTTATAAACCGTAAGGGAAAAACATGAACTAAAGCAATTttttaaagaaactaaaaaatgaaaCGGAATAAAATTGTAACCACAATGATTAATCCACAAACAAAAGGATCTTCAGgtagaaattttgatttttaaatcgacattatttttttattgacaTTAAAGGTCAAGGAAACATTTAGAAGTGGTTCGATTATGCAATAAAGATACAAACTTGAGCAACTAAAGCTATTTTTCAAGAACTAAAAATGAAACCGAACAAAATCAAAACCACAACAATTAAGCTACAAACAACATAATagaactaaaaaatattttttttgcactaGATTGACAAAACTAAGTGAAATTACAACCTACAAGCATAACAAAATATCATTTGAGTTATATGATAACAATAGCCTAAAACGTAACAACATGAAGCTAAAATAGTTGTAATGTGGCCTTTGTTTGATTCACTCTTGCTTTGTCAAAGGAAGATTCTACCAAATACTTGTGGaagattattttttggacttgtcAAACAAGATTGCTACTTGTTCAAACAAGTTGCTACTTGTTCAAACAAGGTTGCTACTTGTTCAAACAAGTTGCTTCTTGTTCAAACAAAGTTGCTACTTGTCTCCATTTTtatctctataaatagagggCTTCTTTCACAATTGTAATACACATCAAATTACAAGAGTTCTCTTTCATTCTCTTGTATTTATTCTTCCTTCCTATTAGAGTATTAAGTTAAGAGAGTTGGTGTTGGGAAATACTTTGTGTGAGCCCTTTCTTTTGGAGTGATATTGTGAGGTTTTTTCTCTTGGGATATATGGGTTAATTAGAGTGACTACTCTAATTTTGTAATATCTTTATTGTACTCTTGTTTATATAGTGAAGTTGTTCCTCTCCGCTCGTGGACGTAGGTCACACTGATCGAACCACGTTAAATTTATGcgtcctttattttttctttaagtaCTATTACTATCAACTTGTTATTGTCATTATAACAGTATTTGACTAAATTCTGCAATAACCGGGTTCTCGAtcctaacaaattggtatcagagccggaTCTAACTAGGTTATTTTTCAGTAGCCAAAATGACTATAACAAAGACTTACGTTGAGAAATTTGATCTAAGTGAAAACTTTGGGATGTGGCAATTAAAGATGGAAGCTATCTTAATTTAGGATGGCTTAGATATGGCACTAGAAGGAGaagaagttgaaaaaaatgaCGGACGAAGAATTTGCCGTCATagacaaaaaggaaaaatcaGGTATTATTCTAAATCTCTCAAATGAGGTTTTACGTGAAGTGTCTGCAGAAACCACAGCGAAAGGCAAGTGGGAAAAACTAAAAGCCTTGTATATGAAGTGGACAGTGGAAAATCAAATTTACCTGAAGCAAAAACTTTACACATTTCGTATGGTAGAAGGTACCTCTATACTCTCAcatcttgatgattttgattctATTCTTACGGATTTGAGTAATATAGACACTGAAGTTAATGATGAAGACCAAGCCGTCTTATTACTTATTTCCTTACCCCAATCATTTAAGCATATTAGAGATACTATGCTTTATGAAAAGGATAATATCTCttacaaagaaatcaaatctatcTTAAAAACAAAGGAACAGATAGATAGAGATATTACTGGGGAAAGTAGCGCAACTCATGGGGAAGGATTATTTGTAAGAGGTAGATCTAATAAGAAAGAATCAAATAGTGAGAGGTCTCAATCAAGGTTAAAGTCTAAACCTAGAAATGTTGTGTGCAAATACTGTCATAAAAAAGGTCATCTCATTTCTGAATGCTATAAgttgaaaaacaaagaaaaacgtAAGGAAAAAAAATGAGCACCAAAATGCTGACTCTGCTGAAGCAAGTGTAGCTACTGATGAGTTTGAAGGAACAATATTCTTAGCAactaataatagttttaaatctAACGATGAGTGGATTTTGGATTCGGGTTGTTCTTATCATATGTGTCCCAATAGGGATTTGTTTAACACATTCGAATCTGTTAGAAGTGGAGTTTTCTTGATGGGCAATAATACTCCCTGCAAGGTTTTTGGTAAAGGTACAATCCAAATTAGAATGCATGATGGTGTGGTGAGAACTCTCACAGATGTTAGATATGTTCCTGACTTGAAGAAAAATCTCATTTCATTGGGCACTCTAGAATCTCTTGGGTGTAAATACACAGGTGAAGGTGGAGTTTTGAAAGTATCTGCAGGAGCTCTTGTGATAATGAAAGCACACAGATCAGGTACGTTGTACACTTTATTGGGATCCACTGTTACAGGTGCTTCTGCAGTTTCCACTTTAAATCAACTTGATCCCAACATCACCAAATTTTGGCATATGCGAttggggcatatgagtgaaaaaggtCTTTCCATCCTCAACAAAAGAGGTCTACTGTGTAGACAAAGTATTGGAAAAATGGATTTCTGTGAACACTGTGTGTTTGGAAAGCAAAAAAGAGTTAACTTCAAATCTTCAGCAGTTCATCGAACAAAAGGTACTTTGGTCTACATTCATTCAGATCTTTGGGGTCCTTCCCGCACTCCATCAAAAGGTGGTGCCAGGTATATGTTAACTTTTGATGAATCCTTCATGTTACATTCTAGAAAAGAGTCTTCTAGCTCTTGTACCAAGAACAAAGAGCATGATGTGTATGAACAGGTGGAGGTTGAGCTTGGCATACCTTTTGAGCCAAGCTCATCATCAACTGTGGAACAAAATACAGTTGAAAATCCAGAAGTTGTGACTTCTGAAGTTGAACCAAATGAGTATTCCATAGCAACACATAGACCAAGAAGATAAATTCTCAAACCAGAAAGGTATGAAAATTATGTTGCATTTGCTTTTTCAGTTGCACAGGAAACTGAAGAATCAGAGAACCATCAAATTATTCAGAAGCAGTTTCTGGTGCTGATTTAGCCAAGTGATTGATTGCAATGAATGAAGAAATTTAATCTCTTCATAAGAATGGTACTTGGTCTCTTGTGAAACCGCCGTCAGGAAGTAGAATCATTGGTTGCAAATGGGTCTTCAAGAAAAAACATGGAATTCCAGGGGTTAAAGATGCAAGGTATAAGGTATGATTAGTTGCAAAGGGATATAGTCAGGTACAAAGAGTTGATGTTAATGATATTTTCTCACCTGTTGTTAAACATAGCTCTATTCGTGTCTTGCTTACCTTAGTTGCCatgcatgattt is from Capsicum annuum cultivar UCD-10X-F1 chromosome 5, UCD10Xv1.1, whole genome shotgun sequence and encodes:
- the LOC107870853 gene encoding uncharacterized protein LOC107870853 isoform X2, coding for MEGGAATATATAAEKQNEATAPSYTYWVREATQDAAPLPLPKKLTSEDLNNQANNAQTHLGSAWNRELLISMGSLECSGGRAEVAEVTRCSGDAFLVTVRNKKRVGYTYELTIKVKGEWLVGDEKKVIKGHIDIPEFSFGELDDLQIEVSLSEDKDFGQEDKHRIKQDMKQFLQPLREKLLQFEQELKEL
- the LOC107870853 gene encoding uncharacterized protein LOC107870853 isoform X1, which produces MEGGAATATATAAEKQNEATAPSYTYWVREATQDAAPLPLPKKLTSEDLNNQANNAQTHLGSAWNRAGTWEEKNLNKWANDRIKELLISMGSLECSGGRAEVAEVTRCSGDAFLVTVRNKKRVGYTYELTIKVKGEWLVGDEKKVIKGHIDIPEFSFGELDDLQIEVSLSEDKDFGQEDKHRIKQDMKQFLQPLREKLLQFEQELKEL